The Musa acuminata AAA Group cultivar baxijiao chromosome BXJ2-2, Cavendish_Baxijiao_AAA, whole genome shotgun sequence genome contains the following window.
GATAAGCTCCAAAATCTGCAATCCGAGCTTGAGCGCACCATGGCACTCTTCCCCAACCTGCTGCCACCTATAGGTGCCCAGACCTCATCAGCAACCACTAGTGCTTGTTTCCATTAAGGTCTTTGCTTTGCGTAGTCACGTCCCAATACGCATTTTTCTATGTCAAAAGAGAGCGTCCAGTGTCCGAGCACCTCCTTCCCCATCGAACTTCTCTGTCGAGCACAAATCCTTGTTAGTGCTTGGAATACTCGTCCTCACTGTTGTTTATGGACGTGATGGAACCTCGTAAGACCTGCCGTGGCCCTCCGATGGACGAGATTCTCCTGTGTTCAACTGGGTAGGACTTGGTTCGCTACCTATATAAGGCTGCTGTGGGCTTAGAGCCTCTGCATTGTAGAGGAGAGGTGGCAGAGGTCGTGGAGGAGAAGACCATGGCTGTTGGTGGTGCTTGGAAGAGTGTGAAGCCCTACTTGGCCATGGTGTTCCTGCAGTTTGGGTACTCGGGCATGTACGTGATCTCCGTCGCCTCGCTCAAGAGCGGCATGAGCCACTACGTGCTCGTCGTGTACCGGAATGCCGTCGCGGCAGCTGTCGTCGCTCCGTTTGCTCTCTGGTTTGAACGGTCTCTCTCCATCTCTATctctttctctccctctctcaaTTTGATGTGCGTGAATGCATGATAAGTTTCGCTCTCACACCGGTGAGGCAGCCATGGAGCAGAATGAGATCAGTCCATCTAAATGTCGATTTCTCTCTCTTGATACCAGGAAGACAAGGCCCAAGATGACACTGGCCATCTTCCTCAAGATAATGGCTCTGGCGTTCCTGGAGTACTGATCCACCCAACATCCACTGTTTCACTTACTTGGCTTCGATTCCAGTAGAATTGGCTAACGTGTCTTCATCCAGGCCGGTGCTCGACCAAAACTTCTACTACATGGGCGCCAAGAACACATCAGCAAGCTTCTCCTCTGCCCTCTTCAACGTGTTGCCTGCTGTTACTTTTGTCAATGCCGTTATCCTCAGGTGATTCTTATCGACACATCAAAGTTATAGATCACGAAACTGCGTCTTACACCGGCGATCCTCTGTTCGTGTCGTTAGGATGGAGAAGATCGATATCAAGAAACGACGTAGCCAGGCGAAGGTTGTCGGCACTCTGGTGACGGTGATCGGTGCACTGCTCATGATACTATACACAGGCCCAATCATCGAGTTCGTATGGACCAAGGGAAGGAGCCACCACGCCGGGGACAGCGGCCAGAACGAAAGCCACTGGCTTATCGGCACGTTCATGCTGCTGTTCAGCTGCTTCTGCTGGTCTGCTTTCTTCATCCTGCAGGTAGCAGAGGTTCCAGTTACGGTGAACTTTGAATGAACGAGAACACGTTAAGATGGCTCATCATGGTGGATTTTGATGTTACAGTCGCACACGTTGAAGTCCTATCCTGCAGAGCTCTCCCTGAGCACCTTGATATGCCTCATGGGCGCGGGACAAGGTGGAGCCCTTGCTCTTGTGATGGAGCGCAGCACCAAGCCATGGCTGATAGGATTCGACACAAGACTCTTCACCGCCGTGTACTCCGTAAGATGCTTCTCAGGATCGCATCTTCCCGTGCATTAGAAGAAGAATACGTTCGCAAGCTCTTCAGCTGTCGCCCTTCCTCTGCAGGGAATCATGTGCTCTGGAGTCGCTTACTATGTTCAAGGCATCGTGATGAAGGAGAGAGGCCCTGTCTTCGTCACAGCCTTCAACCCTCTTTGCATGATCATCACGGCCATAATGGGCTCCATTATTCTAGCGGAGGAGATCACCTTAGGAAGGTACGTAGCCACAGCGTTAACCGTCTCAATCCACCACCAACAGCTGACACCTTCTGCTGGAAATCAATCTGCAGGGTATTAGGTGCAGTCATAATAGTGATCGGCCTCTACTCCCTCATCTGGGGGAAGAGCAAAGATCACTTAACGGAGCCCTCgcagccgagggagaaggaagcagCACTCGTGAAGACGAGCCCGATCGACCACGTCGCCGTCATCGACATCCAACCTGCGAGGAATCCTTAAGGCGACGAGAGCTCCATCTACGTCTGTACCTAGTCAACCATCAACACAATTGCTGTATGCAACTTTGTGATGCCTCCTAATGTTCGCAATGCGTGAACTATATGATATGATTGATACTTTCAATAAGCTTTGTCATCACTTGTCACTATCATGATTTGTGCACACAACTTGCATGCACGATGGGAATCATGGTTGGTGTTGGTGCCACCATCTTTTCTTTTCAGAAACTTCGTGCTTCACCTCACTGCAAGTTGTGCTTGGATGGTAGAGTGGCTACAGCACCATGCAAATGGGATTGGCGAGAAAGGAAATATATATAGTGGCTCTAATTACCACCACTGAGCTTTGCCTTTGTCCAATTCTAATATAGGATTAAATTAAGATAATTATAATTAGTCCAAAATGCTTAAATCAAATTTATAGCAGTACATCCTCCTGGACGGACTTGGCTGACAGCAACAATCTACCTTCTAATTCAACTTCCACCAGAGAACATTCAAAGGCACACGTTTGGACGTCTCACTTGCGGGCATCTGATAGAGGAAATTAATGCAAGACGTGCTACCAGTGCCATTAAGTCCCAAAGGTCAACCCTTGATGCGTAGACGCATCTTCCTCCATCGACACACATCTCTTCTTCTCCAAGCAGGAGGACGAGGTGGTGGTGTGTGACAATGTCTTCGTCAGGGCATAACAACAGCTTGCTGCTGTATTTCCTGGTCAGCTAGGGCATCAATACATCATGACAACAGTCCACTGTACACTTTGAGGAAGACATCTTTGTCCAATAACTTAGCCTTGCCAATCCTTCATCTTGTTTGACTTTTAAGTTTGACCACTAATCTTGGAAACACATCATATAGTGCTAAAACAGCCTCTTATTCCAAGTGCAATCGTATTTCATAATAATGCAGTCCATTGTAGGTCCAGTTGGAATCAAAATTCTATGGTTTTTTATGAGCAACCTAAACAGACTTTAGAGTCCCCGTTCCCCGAAAGTCAACCTTGACGACAAAGCTTCAATTTCTTATCATGTACAGAAATCATACATGCAAATAACGGGTGCATTATTAATGGCAAATCACATGTTTGACTGCTGATTCAGTCTTCCCACCTGCCCTGTTCCGGGCATTCACTCCCCGGTCAACGTTATTGACTGACTGTAGACTAAACACGCAGCTGAAACTTCTAATGGCCTCAGTATCCTGTCTCCTCCGACCAtggcttccttctcctcctcctctgctcctACTATTCTGCGGCTCTTACTCTTACAACTCTTCTCGGTATCTGCACCTCTCCTAACCGTTGCCGTCTCTGTCGCCCACGAGTTCGTCTACCCCAACTTCACCGCCTCCTACCTCCATTTCGTCGACAACTCCGGCGTGTTCCTCTCCTCCTCCGCTTTCTCCGCTGGCTTTCACAACCCCGGTGGACAGAGCTCCCGCTACTACCTCTCCGTAATCCACGCCCCGTCCTTCACCGTCGTCTGGACCGCCAACCCCGCCGCCCCTGTCCCTCCCTCCGCCAACCTCGTCCTCGCCCCCGCCGGCCTCACCCTCTCTCTGCCCGACGGCTCTCTCGCTTGGTCCACCCCGCGCCTCGCAGCCCCTGTCGTCGCCCTCCAGCTCCTCTCTTCCGGCGAGTTCCGCCTCCTTGACGCCGCCAACGCTTCCCTCTGGTCCTCCTTCGACCACCCCACCGACACCCTCCTCCCGTCCCAGCTCCTCCCTGCCTCCGCCTCTCTCTCCTCCGCTGTCTCCGACAACGACCCCTCCCCTGGAAACTACCGCCTCCTCATCACCCCCGGCGACACCCTCCTGCGATGGACCGCGATCTCGCAGAACTACTGGTCCCTCTCCACTGACGTCCGCTTCACCAAAGACTCCAACTTGGAGGTCGGTTACATGGCCGTCAACGCCACCGGGCTCTACCTCCTTGCCGGCGATAGGCAAACAACCGTCTTCAGGATGATCTCCCCGCCGCCGCATTCGTCGTCCCCCGACGAGTTCCGCATCGCGAAGCTAGACCCCAGCGGCCGGTTTCGGATCCTGAGCTTCGACACCGACTTCGTAGCGCCGAGCAACGACTGCGACCTCCCTTCCGTTTGTGGCTCGCTGGGCCTCTGCTTCCCCATCGCCAACAACTCCATCTGTAGATGCCCGGCCTTGTTCGGGGCTTCGCTGGCCGGCGGGTGCTCCCCGGCCGACGGCTCCATTTTGGCGAACTCCTCGTGTCCCGATGAGGACAACAGTGGCTCGGTCTCCTACATTAGCTTGGGTAGCCAAATCGACTACTTTGGGACCAAATTCTCGACGCCTATCACTGCCGGAGCTAACATTTCCGCGTGCAGCGACCTCTGTTCTCGGAATTGCTCCTGTCTCGGCTTCTTCTACAATAACTCATCAAAGTCGTGCTACATCCTCGAGCACCAGATAGGTTCTCTCTTCATCGCGGACAACGGCAGCGGCGACACCTCCACCGCCGGCTACATCAAGACGCTCGGTCAGCCATCGCGGCAGCCGCCTTCGAGCGGTTCTCAGTCTTTGGCCCGTCTCCTCGTCGTTTTACTGCCAACTACGGCTACAGTTCTTCTGGTGATCTCCATCTGCCTTGTATGTTACGCAATGCGGAGGAGGAACAAACGTCAAACGACTGCAGAAATTTCTAATGAAGAGGCCGGGAAGGAGGACGAGATCGCGATCCCCGGTCTGCCGACCAGGTACACCTACGCTGAGCTCGAGGCCGCCACCGATAACTTCCACACACGGATCGGCTCCGGTGGTTTCGGCTCCGTATACAAAGGACAGCTCCAGGACAAGTCGTTCGTCGCCGTCAAAAAGATCAACGCCGTCAGCGTGCAGGGGAGGAGGGAATTCTGCACGGAGATCGCCGTCATCGGCAACATCCACCACGTCAATCTCGTGCGGCTGCGGGGGTTCTGCGCCCAGGGCCAGTTGCGGCTGCTCGTCTACGAATACATGAACCGCTTCTCGCTCGACCGCGCCCTGTTCGGCCACAGCCTGGTGCTAGAGTGGCGGGAGAGGCTGCAGATCGCTGTCGGGGCGGCGCGGGGCCTCGCATACCTCCACACAGGCTGCGAGCACAAGATCATTCATTGCGACGTGAAGCCGGAGAACATACTACTTCATGATCACAACCAAGTGAAGATTGCGGACTTCGGATTGGCCAAGCTGATGAGCCCGGAGCAGTCGGGGCTCTTCACCACAATGAGAGGGACAAGGGGCTACCTGGCGCCGGAATGGCTAACGAACTCCGCCATCACCGACAAGGCGGACGTGTACAGCTTCGGAATGGTGCTGCTGGAGATCGTGAGAGGGCGGAAGAACCGCAAGGAACAGCTCTGGACAGAGCCGAGCGGTTCGTGTGGCTCGTCCACGCCGGAGACGTACTTCCCGATGGTGGCACTAGAGATGCACGGGAGGGGGACGTACGAGGATTTGGCCGACCCGAGGCTGGAAGGGAGGGTGAACGAGCCGGAATTGGAGAGGGTAGTGAAGGTGGCGCTGTGCTGTCTGCACCGAGAGCCGGCGCAGAGGCCGAGCATGACGAAGGTGGCGGCGATGCTGGAGGGAACGATGCTGGTCCCCCATCCGAGGTTGGAGTCCCTCGACTTCTTGAGGTCGTACGGGAGGGGATTCGGGGATCCAAATGCGAGGAGACGGTGTGGGCCGAACTCCACAAGCGCCGGCAGCGGGTCCTCTGCGTCGCCGCTGCTCTCTTACGTGTCGTCACAGGAGGTGTCGGGACCGAGATAGCACGCAAACTGTGGAAGCCATAGCCTATCCTACCTTCGCGATCACGGATCACAATATAGATTTTAAGCATCATGTAGTTATCACATCTtgaatttattataaatattttattataatttattttattgatcaaaatataagtcaaaaataatcttatattttattataaaatatagtaatattagctcaaaaataaaatttaacctcTAACTAGCAGTAGAGGTAAGTATATGTTCCATCGAAATTCGATCTTTAGTATTATTGGGAGATTGTTGagtagaaaattttaatattaatcatCAACACCGAAATCTCATAAGTTAtctgtaaaataaataaataaatatatatatatattcaaaatttaATTAATCTTATTAGCTTATATGAAATGATGCAAAGAGCACTTTCCTCAACGagaaaaatactttatactaaagaattaatttttttctcaaataaacAGACTCATATGGTATTTCTAATAGTAGATGGAATAGTATTCCTTACCATATATTTCTCTCAATAATGGAAGGGAATCATTCGTTAAGTCGTCACGGTCTGCTTACCCTTAAAACATCTAACCATtatcattgaatcattaaaatataataaatagtagttaataaaaaaataaaattacataagagagtaaataattttttttaatcaactaTTATATAAGTTTAATAGAAATTAAGTATTACAACTAGTATCATGcaagataaaaattttagaaattatatatagcatgaataattataatataatttaatccaaaaactttaaacacTTGAAGGaacataagaaaattttaaaaatacatgtagtatgaataattataatatatttgaatataaaataaaaaaatttaaagatgtgcaggaatagaagaaaaaaaattattttttagaaaagataaaaaaaaacctgAAATGAAATAAAGGAATCCATTCTTTGAATAGGAGGAGATGAGCCTTCcacctaatatttttttaaaaaaatttattataattatttaatatttaatatttaatatttaatttattaataaaaataacatcACTTAACTTAGAaggttaaatatttatttttttaaaaaaatattagtaaaaaataaaataaaaatatttaaatcgagGGATTTGACACGGTAGTTATTTTCGATTCGAAGCTAATCTGTGTTTCAGTCATGTAGACATTGTTTGACACAAAATTATCTCACTTTATTTGTCTTCTTCACCAAGCAAACATAACCAAAGAGCTTACAAGTCATGTACTTCGCTTTCTTCCAGCAAGGTTGCAGAATTTGTGGGCAGTGAAGCACTTGCACAAACATATATGAATagccatcatatatatatatatatatatatatgcgaatACTACCTGCTTACAGTGGGCATGATCCGATGGGTGTGGTAGTAAAAAATTGCTTGGTCTTAGAAACTTGGGATGTGAGTCACCACACAAGTCAATGACGAGAACTGTGATTTGGACATGCACGAAGATTTCCTCTTTATTTATGACATAATTGCTGAGTCGAGATCCTACGAAGACTACATAAACCGCATATGTATTGTAGTATTAGTAAAATGAGTCAAATGTATGCAAGTCTTTTATACAATGATACTTTGCTATTCTAGTAGGGTAGGAAAAACTATACTACTAAAACAAGCACATGTACACGATGAATTAGTATAATACagtataatatatacactatattGAAGTATTAGTAAATTGCAACATACTGCCATTACTACATGTCTGGTTGCTGTATCACATCAATAGCTTTCATAAAGTAGGTTTGAATTTATTAAAGGGATAAAAGAATTAAATCCATAGGTTATTGCAAATTGCTTTTTGTTGTTTGCCTTTTGATGACAGAGTACCGTGGTTTACGTACAACATTGAAATTTTATCGATGTCATGAGTACAGTAGATTGATGAGTTGATAGGATTTGTTCATCATCAACGGTGCAAGGTCATCCATGTATCTCTTCACATGAGATAATTGGTGAGGCGAAATCGTCTGGGATGATCTATTAGTGTGGACCCAATTCCAAGTGATCGGGTAAACGGTCTAGAATCTTATTGACGATAAGATTCTCTCTCAAGGTCGGATCATTCGGGTGTCTCCGAAAGATTATTTGTCTTATGATTGCGTGGTTGTATTCAGGGTTATCTTTTGATCGTTGACGATCCTACGTGACCCTCGATGGTGATTTTTTTGATGCTTAAATTAGCAAATGGGAGAAGACAGTAGTATAAATTATAAGATTGAGTTAGTGTACAGAGAATTAGCCCTTTAACGTgagttaatgattttttttttatactcaATCCTTAGGTTTTCTTATTAACCGATTTGGAATAAGATTAGATGAACTATCTTGATAAGATAGGACGATTATCATCAATCATTGATGCAGTATATGTAGAAACGCACTATGATGTCATTTTAGGGCTAGTGATATGGAGCCTTACTTTTGGTGGCAAATGAGTTATCatgagattaattcaaattaattTATCTTTGAAAGCAAACATAAAAGACTTAAATCGTACCGAACGGTTATATCCGATCCGATATGAACAATCGATGTGTGTTTCTTTGGAAGACACTTTGGCTTATATCAGATCAGATCGAAATTAACGTTATCCAACGTTCCCAATGGCGTACCTAAGAATGGACGGCTCTGATGAAATATGTTCCGATTTGCTGTCTCCGCCCTATTAATGTCTTCCCCCGACCCGTCCCAAATCCCCAAATAGTAGCGGAGAGGGGAGGAGAGGGGCGTCggacgagcgagcgagcgagcggcttCACCACGGCCACCGGCATCGAGTGTGCGAGGGGAGACGCGAGGTAAGCGCGTTTTGTGAGCGCGTGATCTCTATGGCCTATTCTTCCTCCTCATCTTGTTtaccccttctctcgttccttttTCGCTTCTCGGCCGGCCACCGGCGGAGAACtaaagaggagaaagaggaaaGCTGTTTGGTTCAACAAACCGGAAATGCAAAAAACGATTATTATGCGTTGTGTGATCCTCTGCAGGAGAGTGAGAGGTTTTGAGAGTGCTGTAGAAGAGGGAGAGATAGAGAGACTGAGATATAGCAATAAAAGAACCGTTCTTGAGGGAACTAAGAGTGAAAGAAAGGGAGAATTGTGattaagagagggagagagagttaGAGATAGCGTCTCTCGCTCTACCTGATCTGTGCGCTTGCGACCGTCATCATGGCTAACAAGCTCGTGGTCAGTGTTTTTCTTTAATATTCTTTTGTTTTCCTGGATGAAACTTTTGCAGTTCAATTTGTGTTTATTTATTGAGGATGtttggattgtttttttttaGGTTCTCGGAATCCCCTGGGATGTGGATACGGAAGGGCTGAGGCAGTACATGAGCAAGTTTGGTCCTTTGGATGATTGTGTCGTCATGAAGGTTGATCTTTTTTGTGCTCCACCATCTGAAATTATATTGCTTTATTGGTGTAGCTCATTTGATTTCTGATAGATCAGGTTACTTATATATGGTTTTACTTTCTCATTTTCGCTTCTATTGGTGGAGTGGGAGATTTGTTGCTATGTTTAACTTCTAGAGTTCCATGGCCTTCCCTTGAGTGGGATTATCCATGGTACTTGAACTGCATGTTCTTTTTCTGTATGAACTCTTTTTTTGTGCTCGTCAGTTCAGTAATACTTTTTCCCTCATGGAAGAAGAAATTTTGCTTTTGCTCCATGATTTCATTTATCTCTCCTTATGTCTCTTAAATCACATTATCGCTTAAATGGATgccaattttccttttttttttgtcagttCTTACTGATGCATGGTTAGATAAGATGTGCAATTATGTGTTTATTGTAATTGCATGCCTATCTATGATTTTCCTCTGGGAAACGATTTGTTACATTTTAATTTTGGAAATATAATTGTGGTGATACTGTACTCTGAAATCAAGATTTCCAatgtttttgaattttttttttcaggcCTTGAGGAGAAGGGTTATTATTAGATAgccatctttttatttttctttcttgcaaGTAAACATGCTGTTTTCAGAGggaaaaaaaacaacaaaaagtAAACATGCTGTTTTCAGAATGCAAACTTTGAAATGAATAGTCAACAGAAAAAAGTATGAATACAGTTCTATAAGTTGTTTATGCACTTAATTGACAAAAAATACTTTTTCTGTTTGAGTTCTGACTTTACAGAAGTTTAAGCACAAAATTCTTTTGTATTTTCCGTGTTATTTTTAttctatatgtatgtatgtatgtaactgACAGAACGGAGAAAATAACATGTGGAAACTTTATGGATTTAGTTTTGACTTTGCTTTTTTTGGGAATCATTCTGAAGGCTAAAATAGGTTACCTGTGCAGGATCATGTGACTGCAAAAGGTAGCTATAGTGTACATTTTGGCTTCATGACCAATTAAATTGAGAATTCTTGATCAGAATTATATTGTTGAAAAACTAGGATTCCTCAAAAGATGTTGAAGCACTAGGAGAAATATGTATTGGATTTGAAAAGTAGTTCTGGATTCTATTAGCACAAACACTTGGTTATCTCTAATGTTCTCTTTTATTTTCCTTGTATAATTATATGGTGTTCGATTTTCTGGCTTTCATTTGAGTGGATTATTTTTCAAGTCATCAATAATGGTTcttgtaattttttaaacatcAGGAGCGTTCTACTGGTCGTTCTCGAGGTTTTGGCTATGTAACTTTCTCATCAGAGGAGGACGCTAAGGTGAACATAATTCGATCCTGTGTGTTTGCTTTAATTTTTATAAAGATTTCAGAAGTATATCTCTAAACAGTAACTTCTGCTGATGCTTATAAAATATGACTATGCTCTTTTGGGGCTGCTTTATTATACTTTTTTATCATTATTACTTTCTTATATTCATCAGTGACCTTTAAGAACAAAAAAGTAAATACTCAGTGGGAATTTGTAGCTTTTTATGTGATTATGGTGCATGGTAATTAGTGCTTAGAGTTACTAGTTAATAACAAACACCTGATAAACAAGTGTTCCAGTTAAGTTGAAGCTCTTTGTCTATTTCCTTTTTTTTACTTCTTGATATGATGTATGAAAACATATGTTATTAAGGACATCATCAACTGCCTACTGCCGGTCCTAGATCTGTCTTATTTGTCG
Protein-coding sequences here:
- the LOC103975527 gene encoding WAT1-related protein At1g21890, translated to MAVGGAWKSVKPYLAMVFLQFGYSGMYVISVASLKSGMSHYVLVVYRNAVAAAVVAPFALWFERKTRPKMTLAIFLKIMALAFLEPVLDQNFYYMGAKNTSASFSSALFNVLPAVTFVNAVILRMEKIDIKKRRSQAKVVGTLVTVIGALLMILYTGPIIEFVWTKGRSHHAGDSGQNESHWLIGTFMLLFSCFCWSAFFILQSHTLKSYPAELSLSTLICLMGAGQGGALALVMERSTKPWLIGFDTRLFTAVYSGIMCSGVAYYVQGIVMKERGPVFVTAFNPLCMIITAIMGSIILAEEITLGRVLGAVIIVIGLYSLIWGKSKDHLTEPSQPREKEAALVKTSPIDHVAVIDIQPARNP
- the LOC103975526 gene encoding G-type lectin S-receptor-like serine/threonine-protein kinase At5g35370, which codes for MASFSSSSAPTILRLLLLQLFSVSAPLLTVAVSVAHEFVYPNFTASYLHFVDNSGVFLSSSAFSAGFHNPGGQSSRYYLSVIHAPSFTVVWTANPAAPVPPSANLVLAPAGLTLSLPDGSLAWSTPRLAAPVVALQLLSSGEFRLLDAANASLWSSFDHPTDTLLPSQLLPASASLSSAVSDNDPSPGNYRLLITPGDTLLRWTAISQNYWSLSTDVRFTKDSNLEVGYMAVNATGLYLLAGDRQTTVFRMISPPPHSSSPDEFRIAKLDPSGRFRILSFDTDFVAPSNDCDLPSVCGSLGLCFPIANNSICRCPALFGASLAGGCSPADGSILANSSCPDEDNSGSVSYISLGSQIDYFGTKFSTPITAGANISACSDLCSRNCSCLGFFYNNSSKSCYILEHQIGSLFIADNGSGDTSTAGYIKTLGQPSRQPPSSGSQSLARLLVVLLPTTATVLLVISICLVCYAMRRRNKRQTTAEISNEEAGKEDEIAIPGLPTRYTYAELEAATDNFHTRIGSGGFGSVYKGQLQDKSFVAVKKINAVSVQGRREFCTEIAVIGNIHHVNLVRLRGFCAQGQLRLLVYEYMNRFSLDRALFGHSLVLEWRERLQIAVGAARGLAYLHTGCEHKIIHCDVKPENILLHDHNQVKIADFGLAKLMSPEQSGLFTTMRGTRGYLAPEWLTNSAITDKADVYSFGMVLLEIVRGRKNRKEQLWTEPSGSCGSSTPETYFPMVALEMHGRGTYEDLADPRLEGRVNEPELERVVKVALCCLHREPAQRPSMTKVAAMLEGTMLVPHPRLESLDFLRSYGRGFGDPNARRRCGPNSTSAGSGSSASPLLSYVSSQEVSGPR